Proteins encoded within one genomic window of Corynebacterium aurimucosum:
- a CDS encoding MATE family efflux transporter has translation MASEQPVKVSAAEVFRLAVPALGVLAAMPLYLLLDTAVVGRLGAEDLASLGAAATLHSVVTTQLTFLSYGTTARASRLFGAGKREEAVAEGVQATWVAVGVGMVLAVIMWLFAGVFATWLTGNPDTARGTAQWLRIAAVAIPFTLINMAGNGWMRGVHNTRKPLYFTLAGMVPGAIAVPIFVHFWGLPGSALATVLGMGIIAAFFVAELRREHTGSWEIRWSVVRRQLVLGRDLIVRSLSFQVAFLSAAAVASRIGTAQLAAHQIMMQMWNFLSLVLDSLAIAAQALTGAALGAGSARYARTVGTKVTLYSTSFSLALAAVLGLGSAFIPRIFTTSPEVLEVISGPWWVMTFLVIIGGVVFALDGVLLGAGDAAFLRTLTLASVLLGFLPGVWLAFVFGTGLTGVWGGIAAFILIRMVGVVGRFYSMRWARV, from the coding sequence ATGGCTTCCGAGCAACCAGTGAAGGTTTCTGCCGCTGAGGTCTTCCGCCTCGCCGTCCCGGCTCTGGGCGTTCTGGCGGCCATGCCGCTGTATTTATTGCTGGATACCGCGGTCGTAGGCCGTTTAGGGGCGGAGGATCTGGCCTCGCTTGGCGCAGCGGCCACACTCCATTCGGTGGTTACCACCCAATTAACCTTTCTGTCTTATGGCACGACCGCGCGTGCGTCACGGCTGTTCGGCGCGGGGAAGCGCGAGGAGGCCGTCGCCGAGGGCGTCCAGGCAACGTGGGTTGCCGTGGGTGTTGGAATGGTGCTCGCCGTCATCATGTGGCTCTTTGCCGGCGTCTTTGCCACCTGGTTGACAGGTAACCCGGATACTGCGCGAGGGACTGCACAGTGGTTGCGGATTGCCGCCGTCGCTATTCCTTTTACCCTCATCAACATGGCCGGCAACGGCTGGATGCGCGGTGTTCACAACACCCGCAAGCCCCTTTACTTCACCCTTGCAGGTATGGTTCCCGGCGCCATCGCGGTGCCTATTTTCGTGCACTTCTGGGGTCTACCGGGCTCCGCTCTGGCCACGGTGCTGGGCATGGGGATCATCGCGGCGTTCTTCGTGGCGGAGCTGCGCCGCGAGCATACCGGCTCGTGGGAGATTCGCTGGAGCGTGGTTCGTCGGCAGCTCGTGCTGGGGCGTGACCTCATCGTGCGTTCGCTGAGCTTCCAAGTGGCGTTTCTGTCAGCGGCGGCCGTGGCCTCACGTATCGGCACTGCGCAGCTCGCTGCGCATCAAATCATGATGCAGATGTGGAACTTCCTATCCCTCGTTCTGGATTCCCTCGCGATCGCTGCCCAAGCCTTGACCGGCGCGGCATTGGGAGCGGGATCAGCGCGCTATGCCCGCACGGTAGGAACCAAGGTGACGCTCTACTCGACGTCCTTCTCCCTCGCACTGGCAGCGGTATTGGGCCTTGGCTCCGCCTTTATCCCACGGATATTCACCACGAGTCCGGAGGTCCTAGAGGTCATCTCCGGCCCCTGGTGGGTTATGACTTTCCTCGTCATTATCGGCGGCGTTGTCTTCGCTTTGGACGGCGTCCTTCTGGGTGCTGGGGACGCAGCCTTTCTCCGCACGCTGACCCTCGCGTCAGTGCTTCTCGGCTTCCTGCCCGGGGTCTGGTTGGCCTTTGTTTTCGGCACCGGCCTGACCGGGGTGTGGGGCGGTATTGC
- a CDS encoding DHH family phosphoesterase, which yields MSRTNYEAAVDALVQASSICIITHLRPDADAVGSAAALTLALRQRGKQTRTVIGQRRDISANLFSIPTVDEIELVDELPQGYDLYVTVDCGSIDRTGSVAREIEDMAAVGRVLCIDHHASNDGFGAINVVDPVCESTTVVLLDILDRLSIQIDRVIAHCLYAGLVTDTGNFRWGRPAMHDIAARLMLYGLDTKQIALELMDSSTADDLQMIGRVLSGLRIEEAGEHRLAVLFVPHEEVSSHADSAIESFVDYVRALKGTDIGVVFKEQAPEMWAVSLRSSAVNCAEVALTFGGGGHIPAAGYTAHGRPEEVIAQLVGALS from the coding sequence GTGTCGCGAACCAACTACGAAGCCGCAGTGGATGCGCTGGTGCAAGCCAGCAGTATTTGCATCATCACGCACTTGCGCCCAGACGCCGACGCGGTTGGCTCGGCAGCCGCCCTTACCCTGGCGCTCCGCCAGCGCGGGAAACAGACCCGCACCGTGATTGGCCAGCGCCGTGACATTTCAGCCAACCTGTTTTCCATCCCCACGGTGGATGAGATTGAGTTGGTGGATGAGCTTCCACAGGGATATGACCTCTATGTCACTGTGGACTGCGGCTCGATCGATCGGACGGGTTCGGTGGCCCGGGAGATCGAAGACATGGCCGCCGTGGGCCGCGTCCTGTGCATCGACCACCACGCCTCCAACGATGGTTTTGGAGCCATCAATGTGGTGGATCCGGTATGTGAGTCCACCACGGTGGTGCTGCTGGACATTCTGGACAGGCTGTCCATCCAGATCGATCGCGTCATCGCGCATTGCCTGTACGCGGGCCTAGTCACCGATACCGGTAATTTCCGGTGGGGGCGCCCAGCCATGCATGATATCGCTGCGCGCCTGATGCTCTATGGTCTCGACACCAAGCAGATTGCGTTGGAACTCATGGATTCCAGCACGGCCGATGACCTGCAGATGATTGGACGCGTGCTCTCAGGCCTCAGGATTGAGGAAGCAGGGGAGCACCGCCTCGCTGTTCTCTTCGTCCCGCATGAGGAGGTCAGCTCCCACGCCGATTCCGCGATTGAATCTTTCGTCGATTATGTCCGGGCCTTGAAAGGCACTGACATCGGAGTGGTCTTCAAGGAACAGGCGCCCGAAATGTGGGCGGTGTCCTTGCGTTCCTCCGCCGTCAACTGTGCGGAAGTGGCCCTCACCTTCGGCGGCGGCGGGCATATTCCAGCCGCAGGTTATACCGCGCACGGAAGGCCCGAAGAGGTTATAGCACAGCTGGTAGGTGCGTTGTCCTAG
- the rbfA gene encoding 30S ribosome-binding factor RbfA, translating into MVDHARAARMAKRIQTIVASAIERQIKDRRLELVTITDARVTGDLHDATVFYTVRGTDIETEPDYDQAAEALTRAKGQLRKIVGDELSVRFTPTLSFELDTVPEASAHMEELLARARARDAELAKLKEGARPAGDANPYKTSDEEED; encoded by the coding sequence ATGGTTGATCACGCACGCGCCGCACGCATGGCAAAGCGCATTCAGACAATCGTTGCCAGCGCAATTGAGCGCCAAATCAAGGATCGCCGCCTTGAGCTGGTGACAATCACGGATGCCCGGGTCACGGGTGATCTCCACGATGCCACCGTGTTCTACACGGTGCGTGGTACGGATATCGAGACCGAGCCAGATTATGATCAAGCGGCCGAAGCCCTCACCAGGGCCAAGGGGCAATTGCGCAAGATTGTGGGTGATGAGCTCTCCGTTCGCTTTACACCGACGCTGTCTTTTGAGCTTGATACCGTCCCCGAGGCTTCCGCGCACATGGAGGAGCTGCTCGCCCGCGCCCGTGCACGCGATGCGGAGTTAGCGAAGCTGAAGGAAGGTGCACGGCCCGCAGGCGACGCGAACCCGTACAAGACCTCGGATGAGGAAGAGGACTAA